A genomic segment from Perca flavescens isolate YP-PL-M2 chromosome 13, PFLA_1.0, whole genome shotgun sequence encodes:
- the LOC114566866 gene encoding P2Y purinoceptor 3, with amino-acid sequence MGLSQVSNVTPDIALAAASVVASILPNASSTFPTSSLSPPSCSIDESYKYVFLPVCYSLTFVFSLTLNSVVLLRSCAGGGGGGNGSGARRWNTSLIYMVNLATTDLMYGLSLPFLVASYVLRDSWVFGDFMCRLVRFLFYFNLYCSIFFLTCISVHRYLGICHPMRTITLESKRVVKGTCALVWIIVFILTCPIFRFAQTGYVMRGRGSGADVPVVPGEEREGGNSSGSQTVDETGYTNCWDDAIDKEFADYVPYGIVLHVLGFFVPFVIIAWCYSQVVRTIFRSLRSPPSSLEGGEGAEDGPVGADGMTEGVRDRSRTSVSISGSQYSHYIRRRRKSIKTIVTITLLFALCFLPFHVTRTLFLLLRRGRLGSCAVMKTVSICYKVTRPLASCNAWLNALLYFLTGDKGAPWCGPAERSVRRDRRNGSLWWPLKILKKEDDHETPEKIERAVHTENESKSSRVIF; translated from the exons ATGGGACTTAGCCAAGTCTCCAATGTCACTCCAGACATTGCTTTGGCGGCAGCATCAGTGGTAGCGAGCATCCTTCCCAACGCCTCCAGCACGTTTCCCACATCGTCCCTCTCTCCACCATCCTGCAGCATCGACGAATCCTACAAGTACGTCTTCCTGCCCGTCTGCTACTCGCTGACTTTCGTCTTCAGCCTCACGCTTAACTCGGTGGTGCTGCTGCGCTCCTGCGCCGGCGGCGGAGGCGGAGGGAACGGTAGCGGCGCGCGACGCTGGAACACGTCGCTGATCTACATGGTGAACCTGGCCACCACCGACCTGATGTACGGCCTGTCGCTGCCCTTCCTAGTGGCCAGCTACGTGCTGCGGGACAGCTGGGTGTTCGGGGACTTCATGTGTCGACTCGTCCGCTTCCTCTTCTATTTCAACCTCTACTGCTCCATCTTCTTCCTCACCTGCATCTCCGTGCACAG GTACCTGGGCATCTGCCACCCGATGAGGACGATCACTCTGGAGAGCAAGCGCGTGGTGAAGGGGACTTGTGCATTGGTGTGGATCATCGTCTTCATCCTCACCTGCCCCATCTTCAGGTTCGCCCAGACAGGATACGTCATGCGAGGCAGGGGTAGCGGCGCCGATGTTCCTGTGGTTCCTGGCGAGGAGAGGGAAGGCGGGAACAGCTCTGGATCTCAGACGGTTGACGAGACAGGGTACACGAACTGCTGGGACGACGCCATCGACAAGGAGTTTGCAGACTACGTACCGTACGGCATCGTCCTCCACGTGCTGGGCTTCTTTGTGCCATTCGTCATCATCGCCTGGTGCTACTCTCAGGTCGTCAGGACGATATTTCGGTCGCTGCGCTCACCGCCCAGCTCCCTCGAAGGCGGCGAAGGCGCCGAGGACGGCCCGGTGGGCGCTGACGGTATGACCGAAGGAGTCCGAGACCGTTCGAGAACATCGGTGTCCATTTCCGGATCGCAGTACTCGCACTACATCCGGCGACGACGGAAGTCCATAAAAACAATCGTGACGATCACGCTGCTGTTTGCGCTCTGCTTCCTGCCGTTCCACGTGACGCGTACGCTGTTCCTGTTGCTGCGGCGAGGCCGGCTCGGCAGCTGCGCCGTCATGAAGACGGTCTCCATCTGCTACAAAGTCACTCGGCCGCTGGCATCCTGCAACGCCTGGCTCAATGCCCTCCTGTACTTCCTGACGGGGGATAAGGGCGCCCCCTGGTGTGGGCCGGCAGAACGCAGCGTCCGCAGAGACCGCCGCAACGGCTCCCTCTGGTGGCCGCTGAAGATCCTGAAAAAAGAGGATGACCACGAAACGCCCGAGAAGATTGAAAGAGCGGTGCACACGGAGAACGAGTCCAAGTCTTCGAGGGTCATCTTCTAG